From the Winogradskyella forsetii genome, the window AAAAAGATAGTGCTATGGAAAAGACTTTATGTGCGTTTGAAACTTTCACGGTGCAAAGTTACGAAATTCTAACTTTACTGATTATTGAATTTTGAAACTATTAACGATTCAGTTTATGGTAATAAAACGCTGGCAAAAGCAATATTAATCCAATAGGCTGGATTAAAAACCGTCTCACATTAAAAAACATATAATAATCTTCCTGCCTTGGATTGATTACAAAATATAAAAATGGAATCATCAGTAGAATATAAGCAGTAACATAGATAATGGTAGAAAATTTAATAATATTCTTGTCGTTAAAAATAAGATATAATATGCCTAAGGAAATCGTTGAATTCAAAACAAACCTTAAGGTAGTATTGAGAACTAGCTTTGCTATTTCCCGTCTCGGACTATCCATGTATAAATAATCATTTTCGAAAAACTTAAGGTAGGGATCGTAGAACAGTTCATCCTCAAAACCTCTAATGGCTACCAAAAGTAGAAACAAAAAAACGACGCATATGTATCTGGTTAGTTTAGTCATTAGGCTTTATAGTTTTAGAAAACCGATTGACCCAGACCATCCAAAGTAAAAAAACCACACCATAAATGAGCATCGGGAAAATCACGGTATGCATAATTTCCTGTCGCCAAGGATAATGGTATAATCCAACAGAAAGAATAACAATTCTAATCAGATTAAAAGCATAAATAAGGATGCTGCCAGCAAAACAGTAAAAAAGTGTTGACTTCCATTTGCCAGCAAATGCAACGATAAATGAGACAAATAAAATGATAATACTAATAGCATTGCAGCCTTCAATAACACGAGCTACATATTTTCCGTTTATCACGATTTTCATGGAAGGTTCATTGGGATGCGGCAACACCTTAGTGTCATAACCAAAACCATTTAATAACGCCTTGGTTTGCTCGGCCACTAAATTGGTTAAGTAATCTGGATAATATTCAGAACCATCAGAACTATTCAAATAGAAATTGTAAGCAATGGTCAACGCAGCATATACAGCCAGAAATGTAACTATAAAACGAATTACGGATTTGTATTTTACTAATAGTGCTCTCAAGCCATCTGGAAACTAAGTTGGTGTTAAATTTATAAAAACAGTAATTCAAAATAGCGCATTTTAAATACTTTTACCAAAACTTATTTACACTTATGACATTTCAAGACTTAAAACCCAAAATAAAATCCATCATATCGAATGATAATCTTACTGTTGACGAACGATTGCTTAAAATTTGCGACACTCTTGAAAGGACTATAGCGTATTACAATTGGGTTGGTTTTTATTTTAAAAACGGCGATAAAAATGAATTGAAACTAGGCCCTTACGTTGGTGAGCCAACCGACCATACTATAATCCCTTTTGGAAAAGGTATTTGTGGACAAGTAGCCCTTAGCAATCAAAATTTCGTAGTTCCCGATGTGACCGCCCAAGATAATTATATTGCTTGCAGCATTACCGTAAAGGCAGAAATTGTGGTTCCTATTTTTGTTAATGGGGAAAACATTGGGCAGATTGATATTGATTCCAATACGCCTAATCCTTTTACAGCGGACGATGAACGGTTTTTGGAGTTTGTTTGTACTCAAGTCGCTTCGCTTCTTTCGTAAATTCCAATAATAAAACTCCAAATTACAATAATTAAAATTTCAAGTAGGTTCGATGAAAATTTTTTCTTTTGAAACCCTCACTGGTTTATATTTTAAGCTATAGCAAAAAGTTCCAAAATGACCAATAAAGGTCAAATGGAACTTTTCTACTTCAGACTTCTTACTTTATACTTTTCACTAAAAACAGCTAGCTCTTAGGCAGGGAAAAGGAGTTTATTACAAGCATTTCAAATTAGACATGGTATTACTTACTTACTCGGAGGCGTCGTTGGTCGCACTTCAATTTTACTTGGTAAGGTTCTTGGATTCATTTTTAATAAGTCGACCACCAATTCGCCAATATCTTCAATCTGAATCTTCCATGCGCCTTTTTCATTGGGTTCGTTGCCATTGAAATGGGTGGAAACGGAACCAGGCATAATAGTGCTCACTTTTACACCGTATTGTCTTAAATCTAACATCACGGCTTGAGTAAAACCGGTAACCCCAAATTTACTCGCATTGTAGGCGGAACCTCCTGCGAAAAAGTTGGTGCCAGCTAAACTCGAAATGGTAATATAATAGCCTTTTGATATTTTGAGTGCGTCAACACTTGCTTTAATGGAATTAAAAACTCCTGTGAGATTGGTATCAATAACATCATTCCACTGGTCTTCGGTCAGATCTTCAATACTTGCAAAATGTCCCAAACCTGCATTGGCAATGACAATATCCAATTTCCCAAAAGTACTTATGGCTTGGTTTACAGCTTCTTTCTGACTACTCAACTGTCTTACATCAGCCTTTACACCAATCACTGAGCCAGTTGTATTGGTTTTGGATGCTAGTGATTTTGCCGCTTCATTGGCCGCATTTAAATCACGACTGGTTATAACCACTTTTAGACCTTGACTAAGCAATGCCTCTGCCACACCATAACCAATACCTTTTGTTCCTCCTGTTATTAATGCTACTTTTCCTTTTAAATCTTCCATGTTCTTCTTTTTTTGGTTCTTATCAAATTTACAAAACATGAACTGAAAGTGGCATTTTAAACTGTTATGAAAATTATAAAATTAGTCCGTATTATTTGGTGGATAACCTTCAAAAATCTTCTCTACCAATTTCTCGAGTGTAGCTTCTCGCTTTTCTGGCGACGCATTATGCCTATAGGTACTTTCACTAACAGCTAGCCAAAACAATCTCTCATTTTGTTGCTTATCTACAAAATCAATGACAATTTCCCTGGTGCTTTTGTTTGTTCCTATGGGCACACCAACAGAGACACCTCCAAAGCCTCCGCCACTTCCTCCACCAACTCCAACACCTACATTAGGATTATTTCTATTCATTAGCTTTTCACTTTGAATATCGATGTAGAAATCCGGATTGTCAGATTTTGTAAGTCCCATTTTAGAAAGTTTAGCGTCAATAGCACTTATTAAACGTAGGCTATCAAACTGGCTCAAACCCGTTTTCATATCGTCAAAATAATTATAGCTTTTGTAATTGCTAAAATCCGTTGATTTTTCGTAATCGTAGTTGACTATTGTGCCGCAAGAAGTCATTAAAAACGCAACAAATAGAAATTTTAAATTTTTCATCTTTTTATTTTAAAGGTATAAAAAAATTAAAACCTAAAAGTGTATTTTAACTATTCCTCTTCCTCATTAGGCTCTACAGCCTTCGTCAAAGATGACGAAATAATACCTGTTGGAATAGCTACGACACCCAAACCTATCAATAACATAAAGAAAGTAAATACACGACCTCCAACCGTAATCGGATACACATCGCCATAACCAACCGTTGTTAAAGTAACTATAGACCACCAAAGGCTAGAAAATATAGAAGAAAAATGTTCTGGTTGTGCGTCGTTTTCAAAATAATAAATACCAACTGCAGTAAAATAAATGAGCATTATAGTTATAATCATAAATAAGATAATCTGCTCCTTTGCCATTATCATAGCATTCGCAAAATGGCGCATCGCTTTATTATAACGAACTAACTTGAATAGTCTAAACAAGCGGAACATTCTAAGTAAACGTAACGACCGTAGATCAATACCAAATGATAAATAAAAAGGAAGAATTGCCAGAAAATCTACGATGCCGAAAAAACTAAAAATGAATTTCGGTTTGTTATCTGCCACATAGATTCGGGCTAAATATTCAAAGGTGAAAATGACCACACAAAAGGCTTCAATAGCATTTAAAACCACCCTTGTTTTGGGTTTCAAATCTGGTAAGGTTTCAATGGAAAAGGTAATGACCGAAAAAACAATGAGAAACTGAATAAAATAAGCGAAACGCCTGCTTTGCCTATTATCGTTGAGCTCTACGAGGTTTTTTAGGTATGCTTTCATATTAAGGATGAAAGATTAATCATTCAACAACTTCCATAGTTTATCCTTCAATTCTGTCAGTCCTTGTTGTGCCACAGATGAAATAAACATGTAATCCGCTTTTAAATCTTTGTCTAAAATTGTGGATATTTCAGATTTTAACTCTTCATCCAACATATCGGATTTTGAAATACAGACGAGTCTTTCCTTATCCAACATTTCAGGATTGTAGCGTCTTAATTCGTCTTCTAAAATTTCGTATTGTTCAACAATATCCTTAGCATCTGCCGGAATCAAAAATAAGAGAATTGAATTCCGTTCAATATGCCTTAAAAAGTAGTAGCCTAAACCTTTGCCTTCGGCTGCCCCTTCAATAATACCGGGAATATCTGCCATAACGAACGATTGGAAATCGCGATATTCAACAATACCTAAATTCGGCTTTAACGTGGTAAATTCATAATCGGCAATTTTAGGTTTTGCAGACGTCAAAACAGATAATAACGTCGATTTTCCCGCATTAGGAAATCCAACCAACCCCACATCTGCCAATACTTTAAGCTCTAAAGTAATATCCAATTCTTCATGTGGAATACCAGGCTGCGCATAACGTGGCGTTTGGTTCACTGAACTTTTAAAATGCCAGTTACCTCGTCCGCCCATGCCACCTTCGACCACAATCTTTTCTTCGCCATCTTCTGTAATTTCAAAGAGGATATCATTGGTTTCAGAATCTCGAACTACAGTTCCTAATGGGACATCAACATACATATCTTCACCATCAGCTCCTGTACTTCTACCTGAGCTACCATGTTCTCCATGACCAGCTCTAACATGACGTTTAAACTTTAAGTGAATCAGTGTCCAAAGGTTAGAATTTCCACGAAGAATGACATGGCCACCACGACCACCATCGCCTCCATCTGGTCCGCCTTTAGCAATATATTTTTCACGATGTAAATGCGAAGAGCCTTTACCTCCATTTCCGGATGTCACGTGCATTTTTACGTAGTCTACAAAATTTCCTTCAGTCATGTTTACTTCCTATTAAAACAGGAATTCTTTTAATTAAAATTCTAAGTTTAAAAGTTTATGTGTTTAATTGTTTATGAGTTAAGTGATTTATTTTTCAAATGAACGTCGATTCATATCTGTTTAGTTTCAATTAAACCCTTAAACTATTTTAAAGCTTATCAATAACTTTACTCAATCGTACCGTAATTTCTTCAATACTACCAACACCATCAACACCAAAATACTTTTCTTGCTCAGCATAATAATCTTTTAGAATCGCTGTTTTATTGTAGTATTCCTTAATTCGGTTTCTAATTATACGTTCATCGGCATCATCTGCTCTTCCGCTGGTTTGTCCTCTTTCAAGCAAACGTTTTACCAAAACCTCATCATCAACTTCCAAAGCTACCATGGCATTAATTTGGGAATCTTTGCTATCCATTAATTCATCTAACGCTTTGGCCTGTGCATTGGTTCTTGGGAAACCATCAAAGATAAACCCATTGGCTCCCGTATTTTTCTCCACCTCTTTATTCAACATGTCAATAGTAACTTGGTCTGGCACTAATTCTCCTTTGTCCATATAGGATTTCGCCAACATTCCTAAAGCTGTTTCGTTTTTAATGTTGAATCTAAACACATCGCCTGTTGAAATATGGATTAAATCGTATTTCTCCTTTAAGAAATTAGCTTGTGTTCCTTTACCTGCACCGGGAGGGCCAAATAGCACTAAGTTTGTCATGTGTTGTGTGGTTTTTAATTGATATACGTCTGGCAAATCCCGTCCTAAGCCGTCGTAATCCAAGCCGTAGCCAACGATGAACTTATTCGGAATTTCCATTCCAACGTAATGAAGTTTAAAATCTTTATTGTAAGCCTCAGGTTTGTAAAACAAGGTTGCGATAAGCAATTGTTTTACATTTTCGTTTTCAAAAATACGATGTACTTCTTCTAATGTGTTTCCCGAATCTATGATGTCTTCTAAAATAACGACCGTTCTTCCCGTTAAATCTTGGGTCAAACCAATGAGGCGTTGTATATCTTCGGTTGACTTTACACCTTCATACGACGCTAATTTGATAAACGTGACTTCGCAAGGTTTTGGGTATTTCTTTACGAAATCGCTCACCAACATAAATGAACCATTCAAAATACCAACAAAAACAGGAACTTCGTCTCCTAAATCTGCTGCAATAGCATCTGCCATTTTCTGTACAGCAGTATCTATTTCTTTCTCTGAAATGAAGGGTTTGAAATGTAAATCGTGAAGCTTGATCAAAACGGAATTATTTTAGAATGGCGAAGATAATCAATTTGATTGATGATTGACGATTTTTTGATTTACGAATTTCAATGGTTGTCTCATTTTTACCTTATTTTTGTAGTGAAAAAATGAATCTAAAGCTCTGAAAAGGTTCCTTTATTTTCCGAAAGCTTCGGAAATCTAAGACAAAGTATTAATAAATTAAAAAGGTTTCCCATTTTCATGGGAACAACTAAAGTTGATGAACTATTTTTCTTCAAATTTTAAACTCGGTATTCTTGGTGGTGGCCAATTGGGCAAAATGATGCTTTATGACACACGCAAATTCGATATTTACACTTGTGTTTTAGACCCCAGTAAAGATGCTCCATCTCGACTGGCTTGCGATGAATTTACCGTTGGCGATTTAATGGATTATGACACCGTTGTCAACTTCGGAAAAGATGTTGATGTCCTCACGTTTGAAATTGAAAACGTCAATGTTGATGCCTTAGAAACCCTTGAACAAAAGGGCGTAAAGGTGTTTCCGTCTTCTAAAACGTTACGGATCATTCAGAATAAAGCCACCCAGAAATTATTTTATCGCGATCATGATATTCCAACAGCTGAATTTTCAAGATTTGCGTATTCCTCGGAAATTGATGAAGCTGTTGAAAATGGTGGATTAAGCTATCCGTTTGTTTGGAAAAGCGCACGGTTTGGTTATGATGGCACAGGTGTGAAAGTCGTAAGAAAAGAAGAAGATTTAACCGATTTACCTAATGTGGAATGCATAACCGAAAAATTGATTCCGTTTAAAAATGAATTGGCGGTCATCGTTGCCCGAAATGAACAAGGCGATCTAAAAACCTATCCTGTTGTGGAGATGGAATTTCATCCTGAGGCCAACCAAGTTGAGTATGTGATTTGTCCGGCTAGAATTCCTAATGAAATTGCTAAAAAAGCAGAATTTATCGCTTTGAGAGTGGCAGACGCTTTCAAACATGTCGGTTTGTTGGCTGTTGAAATGTTCCAGACTGAAACTGACGAGATTTTAGTCAATGAAGTGGCACCAAGGCCTCATAATTCTGGTCATTACAGTATTGAAGCCAGTTACACTTCACAGTTTGAACAGCAATTAAGATGTATTCTGGGTTTACCATTGGGTAATACCGAAAGTAAAGTTGCTGGCGTAATGGTGAATCTGGTTGGAGCAGAAAACCATACCGGAAATGTGGTCTATAAAAATATTGAACACATATTGGCTATGGAAGGTGTAACGCCACATATCTATGGCAAAAAGCAAACGCGACCATTTCGGAAAATGGGACATGTTACTATTGTAAATAAAGATGTTGCTGTAGCTAGAGAAATTGCTGAAAAAGTAAAGGGTAGTATTGAGGTAATTAGTGAATAGTTTTTGAATATTAAATTTTGAACTTGTTCAAAAAACGCACAGGTTCAGATTTTCTAATGTAGTTATATAACTACCGAGGAATTCTCGGTAGTTCAAAACTATTATTTAGGCATTAAAGATTTTCATTGAGTTAACTAATGAATAAACATTGAATATATTTTGAATGAAATTCTTATATATAAAAATGACAATCAAATAGAGGTTGAAGTGACCTATGTAAATGATTCTTTATGGCTTAATCTCAATCAAATTGGAGCGTTATTTGGACGTGACAAATCTGTAATATCAAGACACATAAAAAATCTTTACAAGGACAATGAACTTTCTGAAAAAGCAACTGTTGCAAAAAATGCAACAGTTCAATTAGAAGGAAATAGAAAAGTATCGAGGAAAAAGCAGCTAATCTTCTCTATTTAGTAGTTAAAAATCATTCTTTTACAGATGGCAATAAACGTATTGCTGCTTGGTTATTTGTTTGGTACCTTAATGAAAACAATTATCTATATACTGTTAACGGAATCAAAAAAATTGGCAATGACACTTTAGTTGCCTTAACTTTGATGATTGCAGAAAGTAATCCGAAGGAAAAAGAACTGCTAATCAATGTGATTATAAATTTAATTAACACCGATAATGAGTAAAGTAGCCATAATAATGGGAAGTAAAAGCGATTTGCCAGTAATGCAAGACGCCATAGATATATTACAAGGCTTTGATATTGAAATTGAAGTTGATATCGTTTCCGCACATCGAACACCCGAAAAATTATTCGAATTCAGTAAAAACGCTCACAAAAGAGGTATTAAAGTTATTATTGCTGGTGCTGGAGGCGCTGCACATTTACCAGGCATGGTGGCTTCATTATCGCCATTACCCATAATTGGAGTACCTGTAAAAAGCAGTAATTCTATTGATGGTTGGGATTCCGTATTGTCTATTCTACAAATGCCTGGAGGCGTTCCAGTTGCTACGGTTGCCCTTAATGGCGCAAAAAATGCTGGAATTCTAGCTGCCCAGATTTTAGGCACTTCCGATACCTGTATTCTGGATAAAATAATGGTTTATAAGGAAGGCTTAAAAGCAAAGGTTATAGATTCTGCAAAAGACCTATAAAGAAGCCTCAACTCCCGTTGAAGCTTCTAGCTATTAACCAACTCTACTTTTACATTATTTAATGTGCAAGTACTATAACTAAGATACAAAATATTCTACGGTTGATTATCATAAAATTAGTTAAAATTCAGATTATCAACTATTTAACATAAATTAACAACAAATGACAATTCTCAATAAACCATTCAATACACCATACAATACTGCTCCTTTTTCAAAAATAAAAACCGAGGATTTTATGCCTGCTTTTAAAGTAGCCATTAATAAAGCAAAAGCTGAAATTGATGACATTACCGCAAACAGCGAAGCACCAACTTTTGAAAACACTATTGAAGCCTTGGATTACTCTGGCGAAGAGTTAGACCGTATTTCCAGTATTTTCTTTAACTTGAATTCGGCCGAGACCAACGATGAAATTCAGAACATAGCCCAAGAAGTTTCCCCTCTACTTTCAGAATTCAGCAATGATATTACGTTGAATGAAGCATTATTTAAGCGTGTAAAAGCCGTTTACGATTCAAAATCAAATTTAGATTTAACCATAGAGCAAGACACTCTTCTCGATAAGAAATACAAAGGCTTTTCTATAAATGGCGCCAATTTACCCGACGATAAGAAAGAAAAATTACGTGCTATTGACAAAGAATTAAGCCAGTTAAAATTAAAATTTGGTGAGCATGTTTTAGCCGAGACCAATAAATATGAAATGCACCTAACCGACGAAGCCGATGTGTCCGGTTTACCTGATGGTGCCAAAGAAGCCGCAAAACAATTAGCGGAAAGTAAAGATAAAGACGGCTGGTTGATTACTTTAGATTATCCGAGCTATATTCCATTTATGACTTATGCCGATAATCGTGAATTACGCGAAGAACTATCAAAGGCAGCGGGAAGTAAAGGGTTTCATAATGATAAATTGGACAATCAGGATATTGTGCTGAAAATTGCAAATTTAAGATTTGAGCGTGCTCAACTTTTAGGCTACAAAACGCATGCCCATTTTGTACTGGAAGAACGCATGGCAGAAACACCAGCAAACGTAAAGTCATTTTTAAACGAATTATTAGAAAAAGCCAAACCAGCTGCAAAAGACGAATTCAAAAAACTTGAAGACTTCGCAAAAGACCTAGACGGTGTAGA encodes:
- a CDS encoding exosortase F system-associated membrane protein, with translation MTKLTRYICVVFLFLLLVAIRGFEDELFYDPYLKFFENDYLYMDSPRREIAKLVLNTTLRFVLNSTISLGILYLIFNDKNIIKFSTIIYVTAYILLMIPFLYFVINPRQEDYYMFFNVRRFLIQPIGLILLLPAFYYHKLNR
- the xrtF gene encoding exosortase family protein XrtF, producing MRALLVKYKSVIRFIVTFLAVYAALTIAYNFYLNSSDGSEYYPDYLTNLVAEQTKALLNGFGYDTKVLPHPNEPSMKIVINGKYVARVIEGCNAISIIILFVSFIVAFAGKWKSTLFYCFAGSILIYAFNLIRIVILSVGLYHYPWRQEIMHTVIFPMLIYGVVFLLWMVWVNRFSKTIKPND
- a CDS encoding GAF domain-containing protein, which codes for MTFQDLKPKIKSIISNDNLTVDERLLKICDTLERTIAYYNWVGFYFKNGDKNELKLGPYVGEPTDHTIIPFGKGICGQVALSNQNFVVPDVTAQDNYIACSITVKAEIVVPIFVNGENIGQIDIDSNTPNPFTADDERFLEFVCTQVASLLS
- a CDS encoding SDR family oxidoreductase; the encoded protein is MEDLKGKVALITGGTKGIGYGVAEALLSQGLKVVITSRDLNAANEAAKSLASKTNTTGSVIGVKADVRQLSSQKEAVNQAISTFGKLDIVIANAGLGHFASIEDLTEDQWNDVIDTNLTGVFNSIKASVDALKISKGYYITISSLAGTNFFAGGSAYNASKFGVTGFTQAVMLDLRQYGVKVSTIMPGSVSTHFNGNEPNEKGAWKIQIEDIGELVVDLLKMNPRTLPSKIEVRPTTPPSK
- a CDS encoding DUF4136 domain-containing protein, producing MKNLKFLFVAFLMTSCGTIVNYDYEKSTDFSNYKSYNYFDDMKTGLSQFDSLRLISAIDAKLSKMGLTKSDNPDFYIDIQSEKLMNRNNPNVGVGVGGGSGGGFGGVSVGVPIGTNKSTREIVIDFVDKQQNERLFWLAVSESTYRHNASPEKREATLEKLVEKIFEGYPPNNTD
- a CDS encoding ion transporter, with amino-acid sequence MKAYLKNLVELNDNRQSRRFAYFIQFLIVFSVITFSIETLPDLKPKTRVVLNAIEAFCVVIFTFEYLARIYVADNKPKFIFSFFGIVDFLAILPFYLSFGIDLRSLRLLRMFRLFRLFKLVRYNKAMRHFANAMIMAKEQIILFMIITIMLIYFTAVGIYYFENDAQPEHFSSIFSSLWWSIVTLTTVGYGDVYPITVGGRVFTFFMLLIGLGVVAIPTGIISSSLTKAVEPNEEEE
- the obgE gene encoding GTPase ObgE yields the protein MTEGNFVDYVKMHVTSGNGGKGSSHLHREKYIAKGGPDGGDGGRGGHVILRGNSNLWTLIHLKFKRHVRAGHGEHGSSGRSTGADGEDMYVDVPLGTVVRDSETNDILFEITEDGEEKIVVEGGMGGRGNWHFKSSVNQTPRYAQPGIPHEELDITLELKVLADVGLVGFPNAGKSTLLSVLTSAKPKIADYEFTTLKPNLGIVEYRDFQSFVMADIPGIIEGAAEGKGLGYYFLRHIERNSILLFLIPADAKDIVEQYEILEDELRRYNPEMLDKERLVCISKSDMLDEELKSEISTILDKDLKADYMFISSVAQQGLTELKDKLWKLLND
- a CDS encoding adenylate kinase; this translates as MIKLHDLHFKPFISEKEIDTAVQKMADAIAADLGDEVPVFVGILNGSFMLVSDFVKKYPKPCEVTFIKLASYEGVKSTEDIQRLIGLTQDLTGRTVVILEDIIDSGNTLEEVHRIFENENVKQLLIATLFYKPEAYNKDFKLHYVGMEIPNKFIVGYGLDYDGLGRDLPDVYQLKTTQHMTNLVLFGPPGAGKGTQANFLKEKYDLIHISTGDVFRFNIKNETALGMLAKSYMDKGELVPDQVTIDMLNKEVEKNTGANGFIFDGFPRTNAQAKALDELMDSKDSQINAMVALEVDDEVLVKRLLERGQTSGRADDADERIIRNRIKEYYNKTAILKDYYAEQEKYFGVDGVGSIEEITVRLSKVIDKL
- a CDS encoding 5-(carboxyamino)imidazole ribonucleotide synthase; this translates as MNYFSSNFKLGILGGGQLGKMMLYDTRKFDIYTCVLDPSKDAPSRLACDEFTVGDLMDYDTVVNFGKDVDVLTFEIENVNVDALETLEQKGVKVFPSSKTLRIIQNKATQKLFYRDHDIPTAEFSRFAYSSEIDEAVENGGLSYPFVWKSARFGYDGTGVKVVRKEEDLTDLPNVECITEKLIPFKNELAVIVARNEQGDLKTYPVVEMEFHPEANQVEYVICPARIPNEIAKKAEFIALRVADAFKHVGLLAVEMFQTETDEILVNEVAPRPHNSGHYSIEASYTSQFEQQLRCILGLPLGNTESKVAGVMVNLVGAENHTGNVVYKNIEHILAMEGVTPHIYGKKQTRPFRKMGHVTIVNKDVAVAREIAEKVKGSIEVISE
- a CDS encoding Fic family protein; protein product: MEEKAANLLYLVVKNHSFTDGNKRIAAWLFVWYLNENNYLYTVNGIKKIGNDTLVALTLMIAESNPKEKELLINVIINLINTDNE
- the purE gene encoding 5-(carboxyamino)imidazole ribonucleotide mutase, producing MSKVAIIMGSKSDLPVMQDAIDILQGFDIEIEVDIVSAHRTPEKLFEFSKNAHKRGIKVIIAGAGGAAHLPGMVASLSPLPIIGVPVKSSNSIDGWDSVLSILQMPGGVPVATVALNGAKNAGILAAQILGTSDTCILDKIMVYKEGLKAKVIDSAKDL